From a region of the Branchiostoma floridae strain S238N-H82 chromosome 13, Bfl_VNyyK, whole genome shotgun sequence genome:
- the LOC118428503 gene encoding probable RNA-dependent RNA polymerase 1, whose translation MNIKYNDLEKYILVTEKKTETSVYLFLKHRVKVSRAPVASLEWVGEKTVWTRRTSFLGCPADIIGNSSCLKLVISNESHWNDITHQILSRLCGRCGFKAHYLFTKEETVKSAPPTEPRLHGFASVYAMHALLSRGFSARDQMESELCLKLEKLENEEGEDVVTDVLYRIVHIMDQNRFVDISREFDALLSASDIQLGRQEMSLPATLRYVRRVIVTPTTLLFLQPEIMFENRMLRDYGEEFFLRVSFLDEGFQKLQGGIATGLEEEDIFARVRNVLQTGVRVGERYYRFLAASNSQLRQHGVWFFSDDGKNTAESIRAEMGDFSGCRCPATYLARMGQCFSTTEPTVANVGNNAVEISDITGGYDPVNRKPYCFSDGIGKISKDLARKVSSKTGDSQKVPSAYQIRYAGVKGMLAVDPTLQGEIMQYRSSMNKFWSLHDVIEICTTSHPGRLFLNRQVITILSQLGVPDIVFQQLQQERLFELADMFLLETSAAEALCQRAQMKGLPYRRLLKMGVQLTTEPFFRSMLQKIYKSSVGEIRRRARIGIPPEYGRIMLGVLDETGTLEYGQVFVQYTEDIANQDGKVRVLEGDVVVTRTPCLHPGDVRKLQAIDVPALYHMVDVIVFPAKGPRPHPNEMTGGDLDGDDFFVTWLPDLIFNGPNEQPMHFRSPTKREVPNVTIKHLIDFIVDYIKNDRLGLIANAHLVFADTEPMGIFSDVCQRLAVKHSDAVDFPKTGVCPDLDKTERPLEYPDFMGKRDKTTRRSERVLGKMYRECQMIENVCTQVERKGTVEQVHPDYGLVIGEHVSYVKKARRSRDRYNDQLRSLMAQYGIETESEAVSGCIVKLHKHMDDRYERYEIERVAKVRIEDLRKRTRQDFFEEFGGEESVELDHPHVLKKASAWYTVTYSDPDAKLLSFPWVIGDILGILNLKTATTARTAFSECPVIDNITHQLANDYYSTTEFTIATLRAPNKFFVDKQGTLLPVVQMYVGRYANVLPLVAFLRKWMHEHLLTHVHSADLVFNMLSYAVKAGFMVDLREAPTGATKEWLSLTSETVSVKTIVEYSFENGCSLGELLVEFFQYISSHEFKESTASVMLGGAHVVLGEASRRNIQRKALWTYHMLSQTGDIIEVVHAETVHAKDEFVAQIPPHVWRNGVKDRLTKVQESIELETGAEVQVRRLTGVRGPARGQLYAYGTMDSIRRVQSYMERLHDLHTA comes from the exons ATGAATATCAAATATAACGACTTGGAGAAATACATCTTAGTGACGGAGAAGAAGACCGAAACATCAGTGTACCTGTTCTTAAAGCACAGGGTCAAG GTTAGCAGAGCACCTGTTGCGTCGTTGGAGTGGGTGGGCGAGAAGACGGTTTGGACCCGCAGGACAAGCTTCTTGGGTTGTCCTGCTGACATCATCGGTAACTCCTCCTGCTTGAAGCTCGTTATCTCCAATGAATCCCACTGGAACGACATCACACATCAGATTCTCAGTCGGCTGTGTGGGAGGTGCGGCTTCAAAGCTCACTACCTGTTCACAAAGGAAGAGACGGTAAAATCAGCGCCCCCTACCGAGCCTAGGTTGCATGGATTTGCCAGTGTGTACGCGATGCATGCTCTCTTATCCAGAGGTTTCTCGGCACGAGATCAGATGGAGTCAGAGCTATGTCTCAAGCTGGAGAAGCTGGAAAATGAAGAGGGGGAAGATGTCGTTACCGATGTACTTTACAGAATCGTCCACATCATGGACCAGAACAG GTTTGTGGATATATCGAGGGAATTTGACGCACTGCTGTCCGCCAGTGACATACAGCTGGGTCGTCAGGAGATGTCCCTCCCGGCCACCCTCCGTTACGTGCGTCGCGTCATCGTCACACCTACCACGCTCCTCTTCCTGCAACCTGaaatcatgtttgaaaacaG GATGCTGCGTGACTATGGTGAGGAGTTCTTCCTCAGGGTTTCCTTCCTTGACGAAGGGTTCCAGAAGCTTCAGGGTGGAATAGCGACGGGATTGGAGGAAGAGGATATATTTGCACGTGTGAGGAACGTGCTTCAAACTGGGGTCAGGGTCGGAGAGAG GTATTACAGGTTTCTTGCGGCATCCAACAGTCAACTCCGCCAACACGGAGTTTGGTTTTTCTCGGATGACGGAAAGAACACAGCGGAATCTATCAGGGCTGAAATGGGGGACTTCTCTGGCTGTAG ATGTCCAGCAACTTATCTCGCCAGGATGGGTCAGTGTTTCTCCACGACAGAGCCGACAGTCGCAAATGTCGGGAACAACGCCGTCGAGATCTCCGACATCACGGGTGGTTACGACCCAGTCAACCGTAAACCGTACTGCTTTTCGGATGGGATCGGGAAAATTTCCAAAGACCTGGCCAGAAAG GTCAGCAGCAAAACAGGTGACAGCCAGAAGGTTCCATCAGCCTATCAGATTCGCTATGCAGGTGTGAAAGGGATGCTGGCTGTCGATCCTACCCTACAGGGGGAGATCATGCAGTATCGTAGTAGCATGAACAAATTCTGGTCACTACACGACGTCATTGAGATCTGTACAACCAGTCACCCAG GCCGGCTGTTTCTGAACAGGCAAGTCATCACGATTCTCTCTCAGCTTGGTGTTCCTGACATAGTTTTCCAACAACTCCAGCAGGAAAGGCTGTTCGAACTTGCTGATATGTTTCTGCTGGAAACGAGCGCGGCTGAAGCCTTGTGTCAGCGGGCACAGATGAAGGGACTGCCGTACAGGCGGCTGCTGAAGATGGGAGTCCAGCTCACCACAGAGCCGTTCTTCCGCAGTATGCTGCAGAAAATTTACAAGAGTTCAGTAG GAGAAATAAGAAGGAGAGCCCGGATAGGGATCCCACCAGAATATGGCCGCATCATGTTAGGTGTTCTGGACGAGACGGGCACGTTGGAATATGGGCAGGTCTTTGTCCAGTACACCGAGGACATTGCGAACCAGGACGGCAAAGTCCGCGTGTTGGAAGGTGATGTGGTGGTGACACGGACCCCGTGCTTACACCCAGGCGATGTTCGTAAGTTACAGGCTATTGACGTCCCCGCACTATATCATATGGTGGACGTCATCGTCTTTCCCGCCAAAGGACCGCGGCCGCATCCAAACGAGATGACGGGAGGGGATCTAGACGGAGATGACTTCTTCGTTACCTGGTTACCTGATCTGATATTCAACGGGCCGAATGAGCAGCCTATGCATTTCAGGTCGCCTACCAAGAGAGAGGTTCCTAACGTCACAATCAAACACCTCATCGATTTCATCGTGGATTATATAAAGAATGACAGATTGGGCCTCATTGCAAACGCACACCTGGTTTTCGCAGACACAGAACCGATGGGAATCTTTTCTGATGTGTGTCAACGGTTGGCGGTAAAACACTCCGACGCTGTGGATTTTCCAAAGACAGGCGTGTGTCCAGACTTAGACAAGACAGAGCGGCCACTTGAATATCCTGACTTCATGGGAAAAAGAGACAAGACCACAAGGCGGTCAGAGAGAGTTCTGGGTAAGATGTATAGGGAGTGTCAGATGATCGAAAATGTCTGTACACAAGTAGAGCGGAAGGGAACTGTTGAACAGGTACATCCTGATTACGGCTTGGTTATAGGCGAGCACGTTAGTTATGTTAAAAAGGCCAGGCGGAGTAGAGACAGATACAATGACCAATTGCGGTCATTGATGGCACAGTACGGGATTGAGACCGAATCAGAGGCAGTCTCCGGCTGTATCGTCAAGCTGCACAAGCACATGGACGACAGATACGAACGGTACGAGATCGAGAGGGTTGCAAAAGTCCGTATCGAGGATCTGCGGAAAAGGACGCGTCAAGATTTCTTTGAAGAGTTTGGAGGAGAAGAGTCTGTCGAATTGGATCACCCCCATGTTTTGAAGAAAGCCTCCGCGTGGTACACTGTTACCTACTCCGACCCAGACGCAAAACTACTCAGCTTTCCGTGGGTTATTGGTGACATACTAGGCATCTTAAACTTAAAGACAGCAACGACTGCTAGAACTGCCTTTTCGGAGTGTCCAGTGATCGACAATATCACACACCAACTGGCAAACGACTACTATTCCACGACCGAATTCACCATCGCGACCTTACGGGCTCCGAACAAATTCTTTGTGGACAAGCAAGGGACACTTCTGCCGGTAGTCCAGATGTATGTAGGCCGTTACGCTAACGTCCTCCCTTTGGTTGCTTTCTTGCGTAAGTGGATGCACGAGCACCTGctgacacatgtacacagcGCAGACTTAGTCTTCAACATGCTGTCATATGCAGTCAAAGCCGGTTTCATGGTCGACTTAAGAGAAGCTCCCACTGGAGCGACGAAAGAGTGGCTAAGTCTTACCAGCGAAACTGTCTCGGTGAAAACCATCGTAGAATATTCGTTTGAAAACGGCTGTAGCTTGGGTGAACTCTTGGTCGAATTCTTCCAGTACATCAGTTCCCACGAGTTTAAGGAGTCGACTGCCAGTGTGATGCTGGGAGGTGCGCACGTGGTCTTGGGGGAGGCTAGCAGACGGAACATCCAGCGAAAGGCACTGTGGACGTACCACATGCTGTCTCAAACAGGGGACATCATAGAGGTTGTGCACGCCGAGACCGTACACGCCAAGGACGAATTTGTGGCACAGATACCTCCGCACGTGTGGAGAAATGGCGTCAAGGACAGGCTGACTAAG GTTCAGGAGTCAATTGAGCTGGAGACCGGCGCAGAGGTACAGGTCCGACGCCTGACGGGTGTGAGGGGGCCAGCACGGGGACAACTGTACGCCTATGGAACAATGGACTCAATCAGACGTGTACAGTCATACATGGAGCGTctgcacgatctacacaca
- the LOC118429238 gene encoding uncharacterized protein LOC118429238, with protein MPEKKEKQITGKVKFRLKVALTETELNEDFLITAPGNQPIIEALQGDTRLDKIKKKLPRIYLYPYGENNPIRGVPNIGSPCSLIEGGRFEARLGKVQNPNKNSEDELGLSGRHKIYLDARDRRYKAKWLTKEHPNTFDSPILVDCLPSDTLLLALLRDERIKRDWVRYAELICKDSTGEINTKLTDECRSHDGKTFACRVHPKTLQVSDKEWGEVIAQLDNSPDVAISGTRGDLDLQAEIAKSGEGSETESLQTEWLVIQHRSKSQVAELLKLDLEEKDSPMSEGKRKKKLDRFVKPYRHDFCSANPGIRISLMEKCCELGRSVGVLKKNDHRYGTCLRLGSKFVLTNRHVTEEMAKVGGESFVEFNYKSLNDPDLFEFKVKRVVCTSQNNESDHSLLELDVPDDQSERLPPGLGHLIASSSKAKLVTIIGHPGGRPQEANICCPIVGSDHKNIKAIAVYLNFNPEPTGGANYRMVDDPGRVTYRSVFGPGSSGSPGFDEEGKLIVMHTCGYPLYKGSSSLVEQGVKMTAIRDDLEQYDHGLSAELFPTESMETD; from the exons ATgcctgaaaaaaaggaaaagcaaATTACGG GAAAGGTTAAGTTTCGGCTGAAGGTCGCCCTGACAGAGACAGAGCTGAACGAAGATTTTCTCATAACAGCGCCGGGAAATCAGCCCATCATAGAGGCTCTGCAGGGAGACACAAGACTTGACAAGATCAAGAAGAAGCTTCCAAGGATTTATCTATATCCATACGGTGAGAACAACCCGATCAGGGGGGTACCGAACATAGGCAGCCCCTGCAGTCTGATAGAAGGTGGTAGATTTGAGGCAAGGTTAGGAAAAGTTCAAAACCCTAACAAAAATAGTGAGGATGAGCTTGGGCTCAGTGGTAGGCATAAGATCTATCTTGATGCTAGAGATCGACGTTATAAGGCCAAGTGGCTTACCAAAGAACATCCGAACACGTTTGATTCCCCCATTTTGGTTGATTGCCTTCCCAGTGATACACTTCTATTGGCACTGCTTAGAGATGAAAGGATTAAAAGGGATTGGGTGAGGTATGCTGAACTAATTTGCAAAGATAGTACTGGGGAGATTAACACTAAACTCACCGATGAGTGTCGCTCTCATGATGGGAAGACCTTTGCATGTCGAGTGCATCCTAAAACATTACAAGTTAGTGATAAAGAATGGGGAGAAGTGATTGCACAACTAGACAACAGTCCTGATGTAGCTATTTCAGGTACTAGGGGGGACCTAGATCTACAGGCAGAAATAGCCAAATCAGGCGAGGGCAGTGAGACGGAGAGTCTGCAGACAGAATGGTTGGTTATCCAACATAGAAGCAAGAGTCAAGTTGCTGAGCTCTTGAAGTTGGACTTAGAGGAGAAAGATTCACCTATGTCAGAAGGGAAACGTAAGAAAAAATTGGATCGGTTTGTGAAGCCATATAGGCATGATTTTTGCAGTGCCAATCCGGGCATCCGTATTTCATTGATGGAGAAATGTTGTGAGTTGGGACGTTCTGTTGGGGTTCTTAAGAAAAATGACCATCGCTATGGTACTTGCCTCCGACTTGGCTCCAAGTTTGTATTGACTAATAGGCATGTAACAGAAGAAATGGCAAAAGTGGGGGGTGAAAGTTTTGTTGAATTCAACTATAAATCTTTAAATGACCCAGACTTGTTCGAATTCAAAGTGAAACGTGTTGTGTGTACCAGTCAAAATAATGAGTCAGATCATAGTCTTCTGGAGCTGGACGTTCCAGATGACCAGTCTGAAAGGCTGCCTCCAGGGCTCGGACATTTGATAGCTTCATCCAGCAAGGCAAAACTAGTGACAATCATTGGGCACCCAGGAGGTAGGCCCCAAGAAGCAAATATTTGCTGTCCCATAGTAGGTTCAGATCATAAGAATATTAAAGCAATTGCGGTTTATTTGAACTTCAATCCCGAGCCCACAGGGGGAGCAAATTACCGCATGGTGGATGACCCTGGAAGAGTCACCTATAGGTCAGTGTTTGGCCCGGGTTCCTCCGGGTCACCAGGGTTTGATGAGGAGGGGAAACTCATAGTTATGCACACTTGTGGCTACCCGCTGTATAAAGGGTCCTCAAGTTTGGTAGAGCAAGGTGTAAAGATGACAGCCATAAGGGACGACCTGGAACAATATGATCATGGTCTCTCAGCAGAGTTATTCCCAACAGAGAGTATGGAAACTGATTGA
- the LOC118429239 gene encoding LYR motif-containing protein 1-like has translation MASLRTEVLSVYRTILRTARTWRSLSGSQQETQEEVKYIREEARTLFKKNKYLTDEEQIRQCIREAETRIELAHHYGIPYPRPVNLPPMGLGGPQRKGKKLQERLRHQAKPVYLHSHEEIEK, from the exons ATGGCCTCGCTAAGGACGGAGGTTCTATCAGTCTACAGAACAATACTGAGGACAGCCAGGACTTGGAGATCGCTGTCAGGCAGCCAGCAGGAAACCCAGGAAGAGGTGAAGTACATCAGAGAAGAGGCGAGGACGCTCttcaagaaaaacaaatat CttacagatgaagaacaaattAGACAATGTATAAGAGAAGCTGAAACTAGAATTGAACTAG CACATCATTATGGGATACCATACCCAAGACCA GTGAACCTGCCCCCCATGGGTCTGGGTGGACCTCAGAGGAAAGGGAAGAAACTTCAGGAGAGACTAAGACATCAGGCCAAGCCAGTTTACCTACATTCCCATGAAGAGATAGAGAAGTAG
- the LOC118429240 gene encoding TGF-beta-activated kinase 1 and MAP3K7-binding protein 1-like: MTSHRASTSSTLSSGSATPRGLGHAPSWTDDLPVCPLSGVGSSTNQTYRLDGLRQEEHPFEDRCFHFRHESDVYLYGVFDGHDGNRASDFATQRMPAELLLGQLDKIQTDRDVKMALHQAFLAVDKAFFEAIDDYLCEKTTLQLELPEGMSDYEVYQQYPQLVDKLHALDEKITGGTTAVVALILNNKLYVANAGDSRAVLCKTKPDSSLEVVQLSNDHVIDNPDETLRLSQLGLNMELIRSQGSRLGNQDCTRTLGNYHLKGGYKDFDILSVATAEPVIAEPDVVGGITVDESCSFLMLFSDGLYKSLEKCTGTDSVNRDLAYMVSEELGNQSTLNSVAQAVVDRVVRLHHDTFMRGGDHARLCAKRPDIMLIVRNFNHPFPNSLTSPTQGGVYNPVSVPYRPHKNEGPPPKLIMPPKQPVPTNLHETSPTTTVVAPATNQSPVVAQQSPSATMSEVADTNVTQTTGTTSSDTERSGPELRLFRRRQRSYQPLTLDDDGLVEPYVDFSDFHQRWNEFMKTQKEHISSLQEEKEPSLKEEPDKELEEEEAQR; encoded by the exons ATGACGAGTCACCGAGCCAGTACGTCTTCTACCCTTTCCTCGGGATCCGCCACGCCCCGCGGCCTG GGCCATGCCCCCAGCTGGACGGATGACCTGCCAGTCTGCCCCCTGTCCGGGGTGGGCTCCTCCACTAACCAGACCTACAGGCTGGACGGGCTCAGGCAGGAGGAACACCCCTTCGAGGACAGGTGTTTCCACTTCAG GCATGAGAGCGACGTGTACCTGTATGGTGTGTTTGATGGGCATGATGGGAACCGAGCCTCAGACTTTGCCACCCAGCGCATGCCTGCAGAACTGCTGCTGGGCCAGCTGGACAAgatccagacagacagggatgtCAAGATGGCTCTACACCAG GCTTTCCTGGCTGTAGACAAGGCCTTTTTTGAAGCTATTGATGACTACTTGTGTGAGAAAACTACACTTCAGTTGGAGCTGCCAGAG GGTATGAGTGACTACGAGGTTTACCAGCAGTACCCACAGTTGGTGGATAAACTCCATGCCCTGGATGAGAAGATCACAGGAGGAACTACAGCTGTGGTGGCACTCATCCTCAATAACAAACTGTATGTGGCAAATGCAG GAGACAGCAGGGCGGTGCTGTGTAAGACCAAACCTGACTCCTCGCTAGAAGTGGTCCAGCTGAGTAACGACCACGTGATCGACAATCCCGACGAGACCCTGCGCCTGTCGCAGCTGGGGCTGAACATGGAACTCATCCGCAGCCAGGGCAGTCGCCTTGGCAACCAGGACTGCACCCGCACGCTGGGAAATTACCATCTCAAGGGGGGGTACAAGGACTTTGACATCCTCAG TGTTGCCACAGCAGAACCAGTGATAGCAGAGCCAGACGTGGTGGGAGGGATCACAGTGGACGAGTCCTGTAGTTTCCTCATGCTGTTTTCTGATG GCTTGTATAAGTCCCTGGAGAAGTGTACTGGTACGGACAGTGTGAACAGAGACCTGGCCTACATGGTGTCCGAGGAGCTGGGGAACCAGTCCACCCTGAACAGTGTGGCCCAGGCCGTGGTGGACCGCGTCGTGAGACTTCACCACGACACCTTCATGCGGGGAGGGGATCACGCGCGCCTGTGTGCCAAGAGACCTGACATCATGCTTATTGTGAGGAACTTCAACCATCCGTTCCCCAACTCTTTAACAAGTCCCACACAAGGAGGGGTGTACAACCCCGTCTCTGTTCCATACAGACCACATAAGAATGAAGGACCTCCCCCCAAACTTATCATGCCCCCCAAACAGCCCGTTCCTACAAACCTGCATGAAACCTCACCAACCACTACAGTTGTAGCTCCAGCGACCAATCAGAGCCCAGTTGTGGCACAACAGTCCCCCTCGGCCACCATGAGCGAGGTAGCTGACACAAACGTCACTCAAACTACAGGGACGACCAGTAGTGATACGGAGAGAAGCGGCCCGGAGCTGAGGCTATTCCGCCGCCGGCAGCGATCTTACCAGCCGTTAACACTGGACGACGACGGTTTGGTAGAGCCGTATGTGGACTTCTCTGATTTTCACCAGAGGTGGAATGAATTCATGAAGACACAGAAGGAACACATAAGTAGCCTACAGGAGGAAAAGGAGCCCAGTCTTAAGGAAGAGCCTGACAAAGaactggaggaggaggaggcacAACGTTGA